The Candidatus Zymogenaceae bacterium nucleotide sequence GCGAATTGGAATCATCGCCGACATCCACGGAAATATTCCGGCCTTGAACGCGGTGCTTGAGCACATGAAGGATGTGGAGATGATTCTTCTGGCCGGGGACCTTGCCGGCAAGGCTACAAGCCTCGCCCGGGTGTTTCGCATCATCGATGAATACAACGTGGTATATATCCGCGGCAACCACGAGGAGATGGCCGAGGATTATTTCAGGCGGTTCGGTGGGGACACACACACAGAGGAGGCCATCCGGCGTATCGCTGGCATTCCCGCCGTTCGGGAGATCGACGCGGGAGGGCTTCACATGCTGATGGCCCACGGAAGTCCCTGGAATCATAAGAGCGAATATATCTATCCCGAGTACGAGACCTTCGAGCGCTTCGACGATCTGGGATATGACTGCGTCATCCTGGGACACACGCATGTTCCGATGGTTATCGATACCGGCAAGACGCTGGTTATCAATCCGGGATCGGTGGGAGAACCGGTGGCACAGGACCCCCGGCCGTCGTACGCCGTCCTGGATACCGACACAAGACGGGCCGAGATTCACCGGGTCCACGATCACGTGGAAACGAGGCGCGTCAGATCCGTTACTCCCTTTCGATGGGGACGGTCTCTGATTGAGGAAACCGCCCGGGCATGGGGAATCGAGATCAAGAAATAATTATCATATACTGTCATCATACGGAGTTTCCGGTTTTTAGTATTGAAAGAGGTACGAGATGTCACTGCTTGAAAAGTTGTATACCGAAGACCACAGAATTTACAGAGAAGCCCTGAGGAAGTACCTGGCTGACAATGTCACACCGTACGCCGATCAATGGGAGGAAGAGGGGATTGTACCCCGGCAGGCGTGGAAGGATTTCGGCGCCCAGGGATTCCTGTGCTCCTGGCTGCCTGAGGAATACGGCGGCTCCGGAGTGGGTTTTGA carries:
- a CDS encoding metallophosphoesterase family protein — protein: MRIGIIADIHGNIPALNAVLEHMKDVEMILLAGDLAGKATSLARVFRIIDEYNVVYIRGNHEEMAEDYFRRFGGDTHTEEAIRRIAGIPAVREIDAGGLHMLMAHGSPWNHKSEYIYPEYETFERFDDLGYDCVILGHTHVPMVIDTGKTLVINPGSVGEPVAQDPRPSYAVLDTDTRRAEIHRVHDHVETRRVRSVTPFRWGRSLIEETARAWGIEIKK